From a single Rosa rugosa chromosome 7, drRosRugo1.1, whole genome shotgun sequence genomic region:
- the LOC133722118 gene encoding uncharacterized protein LOC133722118: MRRQDSCSSDMRLDPAASASAHHGDPNAKTMGCMSGIICFLSKYHRTNFRKCKFLTFGKTQNQEKNNGRVGNGSSSPGSSSTTIQAASTNRIVAQLTELNKIGDKSPSSHISYLQAVSCNIVPRSPTLPADIRRRSAPSLVIARLMGLEEEEAPSIQVQDQYYYSRITGQKRQQLLGALEKCDRDLKALKQMIEAVGAPPKKSIEAIDNTVVVINKGIKKRSNDGAILKKSSSELQPSCVSVLDDESSTRFPFSNPHHHYSKKQISFNINYGRAQQRKIAGEEDCYLSNPSSIINKFTTESSVAAFDENKTRPDYHVIVEESTVDQVCRDIAWGEKREMGRIGLALQDLIYKNLIQELVAEMDYSKYTSPVCSLPFEACKRRLSF, from the exons ATGAGACGACAGGACAGCTGCAGTAGTGATATGCGGTTAGACCCAGCAGCATCTGCCTCTGCTCACCATGGAGATCCGAATGCAAAGACCATGGGCTGCATGTCCGGCATTATTTGCTTTCTCTCCAAATACCACCGTACTAATTTCCGCAAATGCAAATTCCTCACATTTG GGAAAACGCAAAATCAAGAGAAGAATAATGGGCGGGTTGGTAATGGTTCCTCTTCTCCAGGATCGTCATCAACAACAATCCAAGCTGCTTCCACTAACAGAATAGTGGCCCAACTAACagaattaaacaaaattggAGACAAGTCACCATCCTCCCATATTAGTTATCTCCAGGCAGTCTCATGTAATATTGTGCCAAGAAGCCCGACACTTCCAGCAGATATTCGGCGGCGATCAGCACCATCGCTGGTAATAGCGCGGCTTATGGGGTTGGAAGAGGAAGAGGCTCCATCAATACAAGTTCAAGATCAGTACTACTACTCGAGGATAACTGGCCAGAAGAGGCAACAGCTGCTGGGAGCATTGGAAAAATGCGACCGAGATTTGAAGGCGCTCAAGCAGATGATAGAAGCTGTTGGTGCGCCACCGAAAAAATCAATTGAGGCGATTGACAATACTGTTGTTGTTATTAATAAGGGAATTAAGAAGAGGTCTAATGATGGTGCTATTTTGAAGAAGAGTAGTAGTGAGCTGCAGCCGAGTTGTGTTTCTGTGCTGGATGACGAGTCCAGTACTCGTTTTCCCTTCAGCAACCCCCACCACCACTACTCCAAGAAACAAATATCGTTCAATATTAATTACG GGCGAGCACAACAAAGGAAGATAGCTGGAGAAGAAGACTGCTACTTGAGTAATCCttcaagtataattaacaagttcACTACAGAATCGTCAGTAGCAGCATTTGATGAGAACAAGACCCGTCCTGACTACCATGTTATTGTGGAAGAGAGTACTGTGGATCAAGTGTGTAGAGACATTGCCTGGGGTGAGAAAAGAGAAATGGGAAGAATAGGCTTGGCTTTACAGGACCTTATCTACAAAAACTTGATTCAAGAGCTCGTCGCTGAAATGGATTATTCAAAATATACTAGTCCTGTGTGCTCACTACCCTTTGAGGCATGTAAGAGAAGACTATCATTctaa